The proteins below come from a single Azospirillum sp. B510 genomic window:
- a CDS encoding histone deacetylase family protein: MTTLIFTHHDCFAHDTGPGHPEAPERLAVVWQVLDRPEFRGLERRSAPEADVEQLSRVHERSYVEAVLAAVPTDGYQRLDGGDTLLSPGSRGAILRAAGSVCAAVDAVLGGEAANAFCAVRPCGHHAEPARAMGFCVFNNIAVGAEHARKVHGLTRVAVVDFDVHHGNGTQAMFADDPDLFFASTHQSPLYPGTGNSWERGVDGNILNLPLEPYSGSVEFRQAVERVILPALEAFQPELLLISAGFDAHKRDPLAQLGLTAEDFEWVTRKLVELADRLCGGRVVSALEGGYDATGLAEGCAAHLTALMRA, translated from the coding sequence GTGACCACCCTGATCTTCACCCATCACGACTGCTTCGCGCACGACACCGGCCCCGGCCATCCGGAAGCACCCGAACGTCTGGCCGTGGTATGGCAGGTGCTCGACCGGCCGGAGTTCCGCGGGCTGGAGCGCCGCTCCGCCCCGGAGGCCGATGTCGAGCAGTTGTCGCGCGTGCATGAGCGCAGCTATGTCGAGGCCGTGCTCGCCGCGGTGCCGACCGACGGCTATCAGCGGCTGGACGGCGGCGATACGCTGCTGTCGCCGGGATCACGCGGGGCGATCCTGCGGGCGGCCGGGTCGGTCTGCGCCGCGGTGGACGCGGTGCTGGGCGGCGAGGCCGCCAACGCCTTCTGCGCGGTGCGCCCCTGCGGTCATCATGCCGAACCGGCCCGCGCCATGGGCTTCTGCGTCTTCAACAACATCGCCGTCGGGGCGGAACATGCCCGCAAGGTCCATGGGCTGACCCGCGTCGCCGTGGTCGATTTCGACGTGCATCACGGCAACGGCACCCAGGCGATGTTCGCCGACGATCCCGACCTGTTCTTCGCCTCCACCCACCAGTCGCCACTCTATCCCGGCACCGGCAATTCCTGGGAGCGCGGGGTGGACGGCAACATCCTGAACCTGCCGCTGGAGCCCTACAGCGGCTCCGTCGAGTTCCGCCAGGCGGTGGAGCGCGTCATCCTGCCGGCTTTGGAGGCGTTCCAGCCGGAACTGCTGCTGATCTCCGCCGGCTTCGACGCCCACAAGCGCGATCCGCTGGCCCAGCTCGGCCTCACCGCCGAGGATTTCGAATGGGTCACCCGCAAGCTGGTCGAGCTTGCCGACCGGCTGTGCGGCGGCCGGGTGGTGTCGGCGCTGGAGGGCGGCTATGACGCGACCGGTCTGGCGGAGGGCTGCGCCGCGCATCTCACGGCGTTGATGCGGGCCTGA
- a CDS encoding CBS domain-containing protein, which produces MKVEDILRKKGTRIGMVRINETVTTALRLMKAENTGALVVKDVCRTEGNTVVGVISERDVVRALVDRGPGILDQPVSALMTRDPYCCNPSDTVRHVLSLMDQHGIRHVPVLEGSTLVGVVSVRDLIRRQLDELQADGAPAVAPAAENWDFPVVANQ; this is translated from the coding sequence ATGAAGGTCGAAGACATTCTCCGTAAGAAGGGCACGCGCATCGGCATGGTGCGCATCAATGAAACGGTGACCACCGCGCTGCGCCTGATGAAGGCGGAGAACACCGGAGCCCTGGTGGTCAAGGACGTCTGCCGGACCGAGGGAAACACGGTGGTCGGCGTGATTTCCGAACGCGACGTGGTCCGCGCGCTGGTCGACCGCGGGCCTGGCATCCTGGATCAGCCGGTATCGGCGTTGATGACGCGCGATCCCTATTGCTGCAACCCATCCGACACGGTGCGCCATGTGCTGAGCCTGATGGACCAGCATGGCATCCGCCATGTCCCGGTGCTGGAGGGATCGACCCTGGTCGGCGTCGTCAGCGTCCGCGACCTGATCCGCCGCCAGTTGGACGAGTTGCAGGCCGACGGTGCGCCGGCGGTGGCGCCCGCCGCCGAGAACTGGGACTTCCCGGTCGTCGCCAACCAGTGA
- the uraD gene encoding 2-oxo-4-hydroxy-4-carboxy-5-ureidoimidazoline decarboxylase, which produces MPHSLDDVNRMDRAAFVAALGAVFEDSPWVAEAAWDKRPFADAAALRAAMTDIVRNAGTERQRALILAHPDLADRATRAANLTDFSQTEQAKAGLNELTDAEAREQRDLNRAYRARFGFPFIMAVRFSGKREILAAMRARVANEPEVEFGRALEEIYKIAGFRLDDLVVG; this is translated from the coding sequence ATGCCCCACAGTTTGGACGATGTGAACCGGATGGACCGCGCCGCCTTCGTCGCGGCGCTGGGCGCGGTGTTCGAGGACAGCCCCTGGGTCGCGGAGGCCGCCTGGGACAAGCGCCCCTTCGCCGATGCCGCCGCCCTGCGCGCGGCGATGACCGACATCGTGCGCAATGCCGGGACGGAGCGGCAGCGCGCCCTGATCCTCGCCCATCCCGATCTGGCCGACCGCGCCACCCGCGCCGCCAACCTGACCGACTTTTCGCAGACCGAACAGGCCAAGGCCGGGTTGAACGAGCTGACGGATGCGGAAGCGCGGGAGCAGCGCGACCTGAACCGCGCCTATCGCGCGCGCTTCGGCTTCCCCTTCATCATGGCGGTGCGCTTCAGCGGCAAGCGGGAGATCCTGGCGGCGATGCGCGCGCGCGTGGCGAACGAACCGGAGGTGGAGTTCGGCCGGGCGCTGGAGGAGATCTACAAGATCGCCGGCTTCCGGCTGGACGATCTGGTGGTGGGATAG
- a CDS encoding GNAT family N-acetyltransferase, translating into MEQQQNIEIAVARDDADIAASYPVMKELRTHMTDPEAYRAQIRRQMDDGYNLALLRIDGEIAGCGGFRVHETLSRGRYMYVEDLVTSSAKRSYGLGDKLFDWLAGEARERGCAQMEIISGIQRGEAHRFYHRKRMTIKSFQLVLPLT; encoded by the coding sequence ATGGAGCAGCAGCAGAACATCGAGATCGCCGTGGCGCGTGACGATGCCGACATCGCCGCCAGCTACCCGGTCATGAAGGAGTTGCGGACCCACATGACCGATCCCGAGGCCTATCGCGCGCAGATCCGCCGCCAGATGGACGACGGCTACAACCTCGCCCTTCTGCGGATCGATGGCGAGATCGCCGGCTGCGGCGGCTTCCGCGTCCACGAGACGCTGTCGCGCGGCCGTTACATGTATGTGGAGGATCTGGTCACCAGCTCGGCCAAGCGCTCCTACGGGTTGGGCGACAAGCTGTTCGACTGGCTGGCGGGCGAGGCGCGCGAACGCGGCTGCGCCCAGATGGAGATCATCTCCGGCATCCAGCGCGGCGAGGCCCACCGCTTCTATCACCGCAAGCGGATGACCATCAAAAGCTTCCAGCTGGTCCTGCCGCTCACCTGA
- the oxlT gene encoding oxalate/formate MFS antiporter — protein MQHTNSEAQGAPLGGRWMQLVIGVICMSMIANLQYGWTLFVNPIDEKYHWGRAAIQIAFTIFVVTETWLVPVEGWFVDKFGPRIVVLIGGVLCALAWVINSFADSLALLYLGAAIGGIGAGGVYGTCVGNALKWFPDRRGLAAGLTAAGFGAGSALTVVPIANMIQASGFEQTFLVFGLGQGLVVFALAWFLKEADPALLPKNKANISQSRRNYTPQETLKSPVFWVMYLMFVMVAAGGLMATAQLGPIAKDFHLEGSPVSIMGLTLPALTFALTIDRVLNGVTRPFFGWVSDHIGRENTMFVAFAIEAVGILALNQWGHNPVAFVILTGLVFFAWGEIYSLFPSCCADSFGSKFATTNAGLLYTAKGTASLVVPFANVIVSSTGSWQAVFFFAAAVNAIAAFMALFVLKPMRARQIAEDTRQPIGKLVTEGAD, from the coding sequence ATGCAGCATACGAATTCGGAGGCGCAGGGAGCACCGCTCGGCGGCCGCTGGATGCAGTTGGTCATCGGCGTGATCTGCATGTCGATGATCGCCAACCTGCAATATGGCTGGACGCTGTTCGTCAACCCCATCGATGAGAAGTATCATTGGGGTCGTGCCGCCATTCAGATCGCCTTCACCATTTTCGTCGTGACCGAAACCTGGCTGGTGCCGGTCGAAGGCTGGTTCGTCGACAAGTTCGGTCCCCGCATCGTCGTTCTGATCGGCGGCGTGCTGTGCGCGCTGGCCTGGGTCATCAACTCGTTCGCCGACTCGCTGGCGCTGCTCTATCTGGGTGCCGCCATCGGCGGTATCGGCGCCGGCGGCGTGTACGGCACCTGCGTCGGCAACGCGCTGAAATGGTTCCCCGACCGTCGTGGTCTGGCCGCCGGCCTGACCGCCGCCGGCTTCGGCGCCGGTTCCGCCCTGACGGTGGTGCCGATCGCCAACATGATCCAGGCGTCGGGCTTCGAGCAGACCTTCCTGGTCTTCGGTCTCGGCCAGGGCCTGGTCGTCTTCGCGCTGGCCTGGTTCCTGAAGGAAGCCGACCCGGCCCTGCTGCCGAAGAACAAGGCCAACATCTCCCAGAGCCGCCGCAACTACACCCCGCAGGAGACGCTGAAGTCGCCGGTCTTCTGGGTGATGTATCTGATGTTCGTCATGGTCGCCGCCGGCGGTCTGATGGCCACCGCCCAGCTCGGCCCGATCGCCAAGGACTTCCACCTCGAAGGCTCGCCCGTCAGCATCATGGGCCTGACCCTGCCGGCGCTGACCTTCGCGCTTACCATCGACCGCGTGCTGAATGGCGTGACCCGTCCCTTCTTCGGCTGGGTGTCTGATCATATCGGCCGCGAGAACACGATGTTCGTCGCCTTCGCCATCGAGGCGGTCGGCATCCTGGCGCTGAACCAGTGGGGCCATAATCCCGTCGCCTTCGTCATCCTGACCGGCTTGGTGTTCTTTGCCTGGGGTGAAATCTACAGCCTGTTCCCGTCCTGCTGCGCCGACAGTTTCGGGTCGAAGTTCGCCACCACCAACGCCGGCTTGCTCTACACCGCCAAGGGCACCGCGTCCTTGGTCGTTCCCTTCGCCAATGTGATCGTGAGCTCCACCGGCAGCTGGCAGGCGGTGTTCTTCTTCGCCGCCGCCGTCAACGCCATCGCCGCCTTCATGGCCCTGTTCGTCCTGAAGCCGATGCGCGCCCGTCAGATCGCCGAGGACACCCGCCAGCCGATCGGCAAGCTGGTGACCGAAGGCGCCGACTGA
- a CDS encoding pyruvate, phosphate dikinase, with protein MISAAIAETAPPRRPAAVFSAPVQAVGPDMIVPFGAGLVHGRADVGRLGNKGARLVEMAALGIPVPPGFVIAADAGRGLEAGEGLPAALRTRIDEAVRALERRADARFGDCDRPLLLSVRSGAAVSMPGMMDSILNLGLNDRTVAGLASSSGDARFAYDCYRRLVQCFGSVVMGVPGHRFEALLDEHKQELGIQRDGELTADDWRVLLPKFLRLVETRCGLPFPQDPAEQLRLAVAAVFRSWMNPRAVAFRALHDVPEDLGTAVTVQAMVFGNRGPESGTGVLFTRDPSTGSPGLCGEFLADAQGEDVVSGTCDPDPLSAAQPNPDRSMERRLPAVYAELRAVSTRLERAFADMQDIEFTVEGGRLFILQSRSGKRSTEAAVRIAVDMAEEGLISRDEAVRRVDPQLLEELLRPVLAPEALSAAIAAGLPASPGAVTGRAAFTTEDAVRLSGTGAPVILCRPETSPEDIHGMQAAAGIVTARGGFTSHAATVARGLGRACICGARDLRIDAEAGMMRIGDVTVRTGDLLTIDGGLGVLLLGAAPLRQQEPDGATARLLEWAGVCRVGG; from the coding sequence ATGATCAGCGCCGCCATTGCCGAGACCGCCCCGCCGCGCCGTCCCGCCGCCGTCTTCTCCGCCCCCGTCCAGGCGGTCGGACCGGACATGATCGTTCCCTTCGGGGCCGGGCTGGTCCATGGCCGGGCCGATGTCGGGCGGCTGGGCAACAAGGGCGCGCGTCTGGTCGAGATGGCCGCCCTCGGCATCCCGGTGCCGCCGGGATTCGTCATCGCCGCCGATGCCGGGCGCGGGCTCGAGGCGGGGGAGGGGCTGCCGGCTGCTCTGCGGACGCGCATCGACGAGGCGGTTCGGGCGCTGGAGCGGCGGGCGGATGCGCGGTTCGGCGATTGTGACCGGCCGCTGCTGCTGTCGGTCCGTTCGGGGGCGGCGGTGTCGATGCCGGGCATGATGGACAGCATCCTCAATCTCGGCCTCAACGACCGGACCGTCGCGGGATTGGCGTCGTCCTCGGGCGACGCGCGCTTCGCCTATGACTGCTACCGCCGGCTGGTGCAGTGCTTCGGCAGCGTGGTGATGGGCGTGCCCGGCCACCGATTCGAGGCGTTGCTGGACGAGCATAAGCAGGAGTTGGGCATCCAGCGCGACGGCGAGCTGACGGCGGACGATTGGCGCGTCCTGCTGCCGAAGTTCCTGCGGCTGGTGGAGACGCGCTGTGGCCTTCCCTTTCCGCAGGACCCGGCGGAACAGCTGCGTTTGGCGGTGGCGGCGGTCTTCCGCTCCTGGATGAACCCGCGGGCCGTCGCTTTCCGTGCCCTGCACGATGTTCCGGAGGATTTGGGGACGGCGGTGACGGTTCAGGCGATGGTGTTCGGCAACCGCGGTCCGGAGTCCGGCACCGGCGTGCTGTTCACCCGCGATCCCTCCACCGGCTCTCCCGGCCTGTGCGGCGAGTTCCTGGCCGACGCCCAGGGCGAGGATGTGGTGTCCGGCACCTGCGACCCCGACCCGCTGAGCGCCGCCCAGCCCAATCCCGACCGATCGATGGAGCGGCGCCTGCCGGCGGTCTATGCCGAGCTGCGCGCGGTGTCCACCCGGTTGGAGCGTGCCTTCGCCGACATGCAGGACATCGAATTCACCGTCGAGGGTGGCCGTCTGTTCATCCTGCAATCGCGCAGCGGCAAGCGGTCCACCGAAGCGGCGGTCCGTATCGCCGTCGACATGGCGGAGGAGGGGCTGATCAGCCGTGACGAGGCGGTGCGCCGCGTCGATCCCCAGCTTTTGGAGGAGCTGCTGCGCCCGGTCCTGGCGCCGGAGGCCCTGTCCGCCGCCATCGCCGCCGGACTTCCCGCTTCGCCGGGCGCGGTGACCGGCCGTGCCGCCTTCACCACCGAGGACGCGGTCCGGCTGTCCGGCACCGGCGCGCCGGTGATCCTGTGCCGGCCGGAAACCTCGCCGGAGGATATTCACGGCATGCAGGCCGCCGCCGGCATCGTCACCGCGCGCGGCGGCTTCACCAGCCACGCCGCCACCGTCGCCCGTGGCCTGGGCCGCGCCTGCATCTGCGGCGCCCGCGACCTGCGCATCGACGCGGAGGCGGGAATGATGCGGATTGGCGACGTGACGGTCCGCACCGGCGATCTGCTGACCATCGACGGCGGCCTCGGCGTCCTGCTGTTGGGAGCGGCGCCCCTTCGACAGCAGGAGCCCGACGGTGCCACCGCGCGGCTGCTGGAATGGGCGGGCGTATGTCGGGTGGGCGGATAG
- a CDS encoding NAD(P) transhydrogenase subunit alpha, producing MEHPDPASNIAAFRQTLAALTNQADALAVQVAQLSPVPVAEAASHGSFFVTGLTVLVLACFVGYYVVWRVTPALHSPLMAVTNAVSSVIIVGALVAAGPAGFGFSKLLGFLAVILASVNIFGGFLVTQRMLSMFKKKGK from the coding sequence ATGGAACACCCGGATCCCGCAAGCAACATCGCCGCATTCCGCCAGACCCTGGCCGCCCTGACCAATCAGGCCGACGCGCTGGCCGTGCAGGTGGCACAGCTGTCGCCGGTCCCGGTTGCTGAAGCGGCCAGCCATGGCAGCTTCTTCGTCACCGGCCTGACGGTGCTCGTGCTCGCCTGCTTCGTGGGCTATTACGTCGTCTGGCGCGTCACCCCGGCCCTGCATTCGCCGCTGATGGCCGTCACCAACGCGGTGTCGTCGGTGATCATCGTCGGCGCCCTGGTCGCCGCCGGCCCGGCCGGGTTCGGCTTCTCCAAGCTCCTGGGCTTCCTCGCCGTCATCCTGGCCTCCGTCAACATCTTCGGCGGCTTCCTGGTGACCCAGCGCATGCTCTCCATGTTCAAGAAGAAGGGCAAGTAA
- a CDS encoding 2-dehydropantoate 2-reductase has translation MKICIYGSGAIGGYLGVRLHQAGAEVSLVARGAHLAAMRENGVTLLMGEEKTVVHPRCTDNPAELGPQDYVIIALKAHSVPGVVPAMQPLLGDDTAVVTAVNGIPYWYFHGTGGAFDGRTLETVDPGAVQWNGLGPQRAIGCVVYPATEVVEPGVIQHVYGDKFSLGEPDGSKSDRVVALSKAMEAGGLRAPVLDRIRDEIWLKLWGNLCFNPISALTHGTLEVICGDAETRAVAKAMMLEAKEIGDRLGVHFRVDVERRINGAAAVGAHKTSMLQDLERGRPMEIDPLLSVVQEMGRMVGAPTPTIDVVLALVKQRGEIAGCYSRPQPAIPARAPEAVAAQ, from the coding sequence ATGAAGATCTGCATTTACGGATCCGGGGCCATCGGCGGCTATCTCGGCGTGCGCCTGCACCAGGCGGGCGCCGAGGTCAGCTTGGTGGCGCGTGGTGCGCATCTGGCGGCGATGCGCGAGAACGGCGTCACCTTGCTGATGGGGGAGGAGAAGACCGTCGTCCACCCCCGCTGCACCGACAACCCGGCCGAGCTCGGTCCGCAAGACTATGTCATCATCGCGCTGAAGGCCCACTCCGTCCCCGGTGTCGTGCCCGCGATGCAACCGCTGCTGGGGGACGACACCGCCGTCGTCACCGCCGTCAACGGCATCCCCTATTGGTATTTCCACGGCACCGGCGGTGCCTTCGACGGCCGTACGCTGGAGACGGTCGACCCCGGTGCTGTGCAATGGAACGGGCTGGGGCCGCAGCGCGCCATCGGCTGTGTCGTCTATCCGGCGACCGAGGTGGTGGAGCCCGGCGTCATCCAGCATGTCTATGGCGACAAATTCTCGCTCGGCGAACCGGACGGCTCCAAGTCGGACCGCGTCGTCGCCCTGTCCAAGGCGATGGAGGCCGGCGGCCTGCGCGCTCCGGTGCTCGACCGCATCCGCGACGAGATCTGGCTGAAGCTGTGGGGCAACCTGTGCTTCAACCCGATCAGCGCGCTGACCCATGGCACGCTGGAGGTGATCTGTGGCGATGCCGAAACCCGCGCCGTCGCCAAGGCGATGATGCTGGAGGCCAAGGAGATCGGTGACCGGCTGGGTGTCCATTTCCGCGTCGATGTCGAACGCCGCATCAACGGCGCCGCCGCCGTTGGGGCGCACAAGACCTCGATGCTCCAGGATCTGGAGCGCGGCCGGCCGATGGAGATCGATCCGCTGCTGTCGGTGGTGCAGGAGATGGGCCGCATGGTCGGCGCGCCGACGCCGACCATCGACGTGGTGCTGGCGCTGGTCAAGCAGCGGGGCGAGATCGCCGGCTGCTACAGCCGGCCGCAGCCGGCGATTCCCGCCCGCGCTCCGGAAGCGGTGGCGGCCCAGTAA
- a CDS encoding Re/Si-specific NAD(P)(+) transhydrogenase subunit alpha: protein MKIAIPRERRPGERRVAASPETIKKFKTLGLDVVVESGAGLGSSLPDAAYEAAGAVIAADAAAALADADIVLKVQRPLTAAEGGADELALIRKGALLFAILNPYNSRDHVKAYADAGVNAFAMEFMPRITRAQVMDVLSSQANLAGYKAVVDAASEYGRAFPMMMTAAGTVPPARAFIMGVGVAGLQAIATAKRLGAIVSATDVRPAVKEQVQSLGGSFVAVENDEFKQAETAGGYAKEMSDDYKRQQAALVAEHIRKQDIVITTALIPGRKAPILVTAEHVASMKPGSVIVDLAVEQGGNVEGAKLDEVVTTANGVKIVGHANYASRIAESASLLYAKNLLALLTSLHGKETGIAVNWDDEIVKAIALTRDGAVVHPAFADAREAQPA, encoded by the coding sequence ATGAAGATCGCTATCCCCAGGGAGCGCCGCCCGGGCGAGCGCCGCGTCGCCGCGTCTCCCGAAACCATCAAGAAATTTAAAACTCTCGGATTGGACGTGGTTGTGGAGAGCGGGGCCGGTCTCGGCTCCAGCCTTCCCGACGCGGCCTATGAGGCGGCGGGGGCCGTCATCGCCGCCGACGCCGCGGCGGCACTCGCCGATGCCGACATCGTGCTGAAGGTGCAGCGGCCATTGACTGCCGCGGAAGGCGGCGCGGACGAGCTGGCGCTGATCCGCAAGGGCGCCTTGCTGTTCGCCATCCTCAACCCCTACAACAGCCGCGACCATGTGAAGGCCTATGCCGACGCCGGCGTGAACGCCTTCGCCATGGAGTTCATGCCGCGCATCACCCGCGCCCAGGTCATGGACGTGCTGTCCTCCCAGGCCAATCTCGCTGGCTACAAGGCCGTGGTCGATGCGGCCAGCGAGTATGGCCGCGCCTTCCCGATGATGATGACCGCCGCCGGCACCGTGCCGCCGGCGCGCGCCTTCATCATGGGTGTCGGCGTCGCCGGTCTCCAGGCGATCGCCACCGCCAAGCGCCTCGGCGCCATCGTCTCGGCCACCGACGTGCGCCCGGCGGTGAAGGAACAGGTGCAGTCGCTGGGCGGCAGCTTCGTCGCCGTCGAGAATGACGAGTTCAAGCAGGCGGAAACCGCCGGCGGCTACGCCAAGGAGATGTCCGACGACTACAAGCGCCAGCAGGCGGCGCTGGTGGCCGAGCATATCCGGAAGCAGGACATCGTCATCACCACGGCGCTGATCCCCGGCCGCAAGGCGCCGATCCTGGTGACGGCGGAGCATGTGGCGTCGATGAAGCCGGGCTCGGTCATCGTCGATCTGGCTGTGGAGCAGGGCGGCAACGTCGAGGGCGCCAAGCTGGACGAGGTGGTGACCACGGCCAACGGCGTGAAGATCGTCGGCCACGCCAACTACGCCAGCCGCATCGCCGAGAGCGCCTCGCTGCTCTACGCCAAGAACCTGCTGGCGCTGCTGACGTCGCTGCACGGCAAGGAAACGGGCATCGCCGTGAACTGGGACGACGAGATCGTCAAGGCCATCGCGCTGACCCGCGACGGCGCCGTCGTCCATCCCGCCTTCGCGGACGCCCGCGAAGCGCAACCCGCGTGA
- a CDS encoding NAD(P)(+) transhydrogenase (Re/Si-specific) subunit beta has translation METVSALLYLVASICFIMALRGLSSPETSRQGNIYGMVGMTIAILTTLASPIVQSYWMIVLGIAIGGAIGYVVAKKIEMTALPQLVAAFHSLVGLAAVFVALAAFYSPEAYGIGLPGAIAKGSLVEMALGTAVGAITFTGSIVAFAKLQGLVTGKPLVFPMQHPLNAALGVLTILLIIWLVQSNSTAAMWLIVLVALALGFLLILPIGGADMPVVISMLNSYSGWAACGIGFTLQNNLLIITGALVGSSGAILSYIMCKGMNRSIFNVILGGFGGEAAAAGGPAKGPQGSVKAGSAEDAAYIMKNAQSVIIVPGYGMAVAQAQHALREMADVLKHEGVDVKYAIHPVAGRMPGHMNVLLAEANVPYDEVFELEDINRDFGTADVAFVIGANDVTNPAAKTDPASPIYGMPILDVEKAKTVFFIKRGMAAGYAGVENELFFRPNTMMLFGDAKKVTEEVVKAMEA, from the coding sequence ATGGAAACCGTGTCGGCCCTTCTCTATCTCGTCGCCTCCATCTGCTTCATCATGGCGCTGCGCGGGCTCAGCAGCCCGGAGACCTCGCGCCAGGGCAACATCTACGGCATGGTCGGCATGACCATCGCCATCCTGACCACGCTGGCCTCTCCCATCGTCCAGTCCTATTGGATGATCGTGCTCGGCATCGCCATCGGCGGCGCCATCGGCTATGTCGTCGCCAAGAAGATCGAGATGACGGCGCTGCCCCAGCTGGTCGCCGCCTTCCACTCGCTGGTCGGTCTGGCCGCCGTCTTCGTGGCGCTCGCCGCCTTCTACTCGCCGGAGGCCTACGGCATCGGCCTGCCCGGCGCCATCGCCAAGGGCTCGCTGGTCGAGATGGCGCTGGGCACGGCGGTCGGCGCCATCACCTTCACCGGCTCCATCGTCGCCTTCGCCAAGCTCCAGGGCCTGGTCACCGGCAAGCCGCTGGTCTTCCCGATGCAGCATCCGCTCAACGCGGCGCTCGGCGTGCTGACCATCCTCCTGATCATCTGGCTGGTGCAGTCCAACTCGACCGCCGCCATGTGGCTGATCGTCCTGGTGGCGCTGGCGCTCGGCTTCCTGCTGATCCTGCCGATCGGCGGCGCCGACATGCCGGTCGTCATCTCGATGCTGAACAGCTATTCGGGCTGGGCGGCCTGCGGCATCGGCTTCACGTTGCAGAACAATCTGCTGATCATCACCGGCGCGCTGGTCGGGTCCTCGGGTGCGATCCTGTCCTACATCATGTGCAAGGGCATGAACCGCTCGATCTTCAACGTCATCCTCGGCGGCTTCGGTGGCGAGGCCGCCGCCGCCGGCGGTCCGGCCAAGGGGCCGCAGGGCTCGGTCAAGGCCGGCTCGGCCGAGGATGCCGCCTACATCATGAAGAACGCCCAGTCGGTGATCATCGTCCCCGGTTACGGCATGGCGGTGGCCCAGGCCCAGCACGCCCTGCGCGAGATGGCCGATGTGCTCAAGCATGAGGGTGTGGACGTGAAATACGCCATCCATCCGGTGGCGGGCCGCATGCCCGGTCACATGAACGTGCTGCTGGCCGAAGCCAACGTGCCTTACGACGAGGTGTTCGAACTGGAGGACATCAACCGCGACTTCGGCACGGCGGATGTGGCCTTCGTCATCGGCGCCAACGACGTGACCAACCCGGCGGCCAAGACCGATCCGGCCAGCCCGATCTATGGCATGCCGATCCTCGACGTGGAGAAGGCCAAGACGGTGTTCTTCATCAAGCGCGGCATGGCCGCCGGCTATGCCGGCGTCGAGAACGAGCTGTTCTTCCGTCCCAACACCATGATGCTCTTCGGCGACGCCAAGAAGGTCACCGAAGAGGTCGTCAAGGCGATGGAAGCGTAA
- a CDS encoding CBS domain-containing protein, translated as MKVEHILRTKEARVVAVRTSATVADAIRLMKAENISALIVKDVCRTEGNTLAGVLSERDIVHALLERGAPLLAMPVSQLMTRQPVTCAPSDSVREALHLMDKHHIRHLPVLEDGHLVGVVSARDFTRLQLQELDGTVATTAEPPATAAYAH; from the coding sequence ATGAAGGTCGAACATATCCTGCGCACCAAGGAAGCCCGCGTCGTCGCCGTGCGGACCAGCGCCACGGTCGCCGATGCCATCCGCCTGATGAAGGCGGAGAACATCAGCGCCCTGATCGTGAAGGATGTCTGCCGCACCGAAGGCAACACCCTGGCCGGCGTCCTGTCGGAGCGCGACATCGTCCACGCCCTGCTGGAACGCGGCGCCCCGCTGCTGGCCATGCCGGTGTCACAACTGATGACCCGCCAGCCGGTGACCTGCGCGCCCTCCGACAGCGTCCGGGAGGCGCTGCATCTGATGGACAAGCACCATATCCGCCATCTTCCGGTGCTGGAGGACGGCCATCTGGTCGGCGTCGTCAGCGCCCGCGACTTCACCCGGTTGCAGTTGCAGGAGCTTGACGGCACCGTCGCCACGACGGCGGAACCACCGGCCACCGCCGCCTACGCCCACTGA